The Coffea arabica cultivar ET-39 chromosome 3c, Coffea Arabica ET-39 HiFi, whole genome shotgun sequence genome contains a region encoding:
- the LOC113734532 gene encoding UDP-glycosyltransferase 75C1-like: protein MDIKHQHFLVTAIPAQGHINPTLQLAKNLARAGAQVTFATTVYGLSRIKNPPASNGLSFASFSDGYDDEKSMKNRDFACFLSDVKCFGSKDLTKLIQASSNEGRPVTFAIYTILLPWVAELASEMNVPSAFLVIQCATSFALYHRYFNSHDGIYDGVREVDYSSISIKLPDLSLFQKEDLPTFFFPNDPLFPSAVPSFHEHFKILEQESTACVLVNTFNELEEASIKAVDGMNLIPIGPLIPSAFCDGYDSSDKSVGGNLFDIPENDYLQWLDSKPESSVVYASFGSLLSLKKEEKMEILHGLKEAGRSYLLVLRADNEQEEEVKAVVENISSEEGMIVPWCSQMEVLCHRSIGCFLTHCGWNSTLESIVAGVPIVGCPHFSSHFSDQTTNAKLIEEVWGIGVRAKANEEGVVERAEIRRCLDTVMGGGEKGEEMRKNVGKWRGMAMEAVKENGSSYNNFMNFLQNLE from the exons ATGGACATCAAGCACCAGCACTTTCTCGTCACTGCCATACCAGCCCAAGGCCACATCAACCCTACTCTTCAGCTAGCCAAAAACTTAGCAAGAGCTGGTGCACAAGTCACCTTTGCCACCACGGTTTATGGCCTTAGCCGCATTAAAAACCCTCCAGCCTCTAATGGTCTCTCCTTTGCATCCTTTTCGGATGGCTATGATGATGAAAAATCTATGAAAAACCGCGACTTCGCGTGCTTTTTATCAGATGTTAAGTGTTTCGGTTCTAAAGACCTTACCAAGTTGATCCAAGCCTCATCAAACGAGGGCCGACCGGTGACCTTTGCAATCTACACTATTTTGCTGCCTTGGGTGGCAGAATTGGCGAGTGAGATGAATGTTCCTTCGGCTTTTTTAGTTATCCAGTGTGCCACCTCGTTTGCCTTATATCACAGGTACTTCAATAGCCATGATGGAATTTATGATGGAGTTCGTGAAGTTGATTACTCTTCAATTTCCATAAAATTGCCTGACCTTTCCTTGTTTCAAAAGGAGGATTTGCCGACCTTTTTCTTTCCGAATGATCCATTATTTCCTTCTGCAGTTCCTTCTTTTCATGAACATTTTAAGATCTTAGAACAAGAGTCTACAGCTTGTGTACTGGTCAATACTTTTAACGAGTTAGAAGAAGCATCAATCAAAGCTGTTGATGGAATGAATTTGATCCCAATTGGACCTTTGATTCCATCAGCCTTTTGTGATGGCTACGATTCATCTGATAAATCTGTTGGTGGCAACTTATTTGACATCCCGGAAAATGACTATCTTCAATGGTTGGACTCAAAGCCAGAAAGTTCAGTGGTTTATGCATCATTCGGAAGCCTTTTGAGtttaaagaaagaagaaaagatggAGATTTTGCATGGATTAAAGGAAGCTGGAAGGTCTTATTTGCTCGTGTTACGAGCAGATAACGAACAGGAAGAAGAAGTAAAGGCAGTGGTAGAAAATATTTCAAGTGAAGAGGGGATGATAGTGCCATGGTGTTCACAAATGGAGGTGCTCTGTCACAGGTCAATAGGGTGTTTTCTCACACACTGTGGGTGGAATTCAACACTGGAGAGTATAGTTGCTGGGGTTCCAATTGTGGGATGTCCACATTTTTCCTCT catTTTTCTGATCAGACAACGAATGCAAAGTTGATCGAGGAAGTTTGGGGTATTGGGGTGAGAGCAAAAGCCAATGAAGAAGGTGTGGTGGAAAGAGCAGAGATCAGGAGGTGCTTGGATACTGTGATGGGAGGTGGtgaaaaaggggaagaaatgagaaaaaatgtTGGTAAATGGAGAGGTATGGCGATGGAGGCTGTGAAGGAAAATGGATCTTCATACAACAATTTCATGAACTTCTTGCAGAATTTAGAGTGA
- the LOC113734535 gene encoding UDP-glycosyltransferase 75C1-like translates to MEHQHFLITALPSQGHINPTLQLAKNLARTGAQVTFATTVYGFSRIRNLPASGCLSFASFSDGYDDEKSQKNRDFTSFSSDTKRFGYKDLTKLIQTTSKEGRPVTFLIYTVMLPWVAEVACEMHIPSAFLAIQSATTFAIYHRYFNSHDGFYDGVREVECSSISIKLPDLPLFEKEDLPTFLLPNDQFFAFTVPFFHEHIKILEQDSKPCVLVNTFNELEESSIKAVDGMNLIPIGPLIPSAFSDRNDLTDKSVGGDLFDTPSKGFLQWLDPKPERSVVYVSFGSLVTLKKAEKIEILHGLEEAGRAYLLVLQSDNEEEEVKAMIENVSSEEGMIVPWCSQLEVLCHRSIGCFITHCGWNSTLESIVAGVPIVGCPHLSDQTTNAKLIEEVWGIGVRAKANEEGVVERAEIRRCLDTVMGGGEKGEEIRRNSAKWRCMAIEAVKENGSSHNNFRNFLQKLE, encoded by the coding sequence ATGGAGCACCAGCACTTTCTCATCACTGCTCTACCATCTCAAGGCCACATCAATCCTACTCTTCAGCTAGCTAAAAACCTTGCACGAACAGGTGCCCAAGTCACCTTTGCCACCACGGTTTATGGATTTAGCCGCATTAGAAACCTTCCAGCCTCTGGTTGTCTCTCCTTTGCATCCTTCTCCGATGGATATGATGATGAAAAGTCTCAGAAAAACCGCGATTTCACGAGCTTTTCATCTGATACAAAGCGTTTCGGTTATAAAGACCTTACCAAGTTGATCCAAACTACATCCAAGGAGGGTCGTCCAGTTACCTTCTTAATCTACACAGTTATGCTGCCTTGGGTGGCAGAAGTGGCGTGCGAGATGCATATTCCATCGGCTTTCTTAGCTATCCAAAGTGCCACCACATTTGCCATCTATCACAGGTACTTCAATAGCCATGATGGTTTTTATGATGGAGTTCGTGAAGTTGAGTGTTCTTCAATTTCCATCAAATTGCCTGATCTTCCCTTGTTCGAAAAGGAGGATTTGCCCACCTTTCTCTTACCTAATGATCAGTTCTTCGCTTTTACAGTCCCTTTTTTTCATGAACATATAAAGATCTTAGAGCAAGACTCTAAACCTTGTGTACTAGTCAATACTTTTAACGAGTTGGAAGAATCATCAATCAAAGCTGTTGATGGTATGAATCTGATCCCAATTGGACCTTTGATTCCTTCAGCTTTTTCTGATCGCAACGATTTGACTGATAAATCTGTCGGTGGCGACTTATTTGACACCCCCTCAAAAGGCTTTCTCCAATGGTTGGACCCAAAGCCTGAAAGGTCTGTGGTTTATGTATCATTTGGAAGCCTTGTGACATTAAAGAAAGCAGAAAAGATAGAGATTTTGCATGGATTAGAGGAAGCAGGAAGGGCTTATCTGCTCGTGTTACAATCAGATAACGAAGAGGAAGAAGTGAAGGCAATGATAGAAAATGTATCAAGTGAAGAGGGGATGATAGTGCCATGGTGTTCACAATTGGAGGTGCTCTGTCACAGGTCAATAGGGTGCTTTATCACTCATTGTGGATGGAATTCAACGTTAGAGAGTATTGTTGCTGGGGTGCCAATTGTGGGATGTCCACATTTATCTGATCAGACAACAAATGCAAAGCTGATTGAGGAAGTTTGGGGTATTGGGGTGCGAGCAAAAGCTAATGAAGAAGGGGTGGTGGAAAGAGCAGAGATCAGGAGGTGCTTGGATACTGTGATGGGAGGTGGtgaaaaaggggaagaaataaGAAGAAATTCTGCTAAATGGAGATGTATGGCGATTGAGGCTGTGAAGGAAAATGGATCTTCACATAACAATTTCAGAAACTTCTTGCAGAAATTAGAGTAA